The Eurosta solidaginis isolate ZX-2024a chromosome 4, ASM4086904v1, whole genome shotgun sequence genome includes a window with the following:
- the LOC137248889 gene encoding synaptic vesicle glycoprotein 2B, with translation MVEGDSIKNKSDSYNVEAGIQPNYNSSRNNSIDNRSILQPYSLGSGGKDPEYQFAATNQGYERDISSAGRDKHDVEKGSAAVIEVTNGVVGTYGAGSNSSNGGNNDGGSGADSRRPTGIRAGFEQAIELCGYGKFHYILLAICGLVSTSEEMDVISMSFILPSAQCDLDLNTSSKGWLNSIIFIGMMVGAYFWGSIADAVGRKKVLIVISFMNGFCIVASSFSQNYEWFMLFRFLNGAALGGSGPVIWSYFAEFQPKAKRGSMLSFMAAFWTFGNLFVAGLAWLIIPSGIGFKTDLITYNSWRIFLVVCALPSFIVAFLLFYLPESPKFLLSRGKQERAMAIFRGIFVTNTHKPAEQYPVAELDIDEKLLAEIKENQAGVKGKYSKMLSRMAEHSKQLFSSPILKFTIVSITINFTFHIGYYGLMMWFPELFNRFEEYNRDFPNQEAGVCKVIDYVVGKGQKEDAVCSAHIPQSVFQESLISLASALPANLIAILGMDLLGRKFFLIFGTMTAGVCSAAMYFVFNSTQNLIVTAVFSGAISAANAALDCLITEVFPTHLRATGVAISMVAARMGGIIGNIVIATLLDQYCPAPTFIVAILLIGGGLMCLWLPNTTRKELN, from the exons ATGGTAGAAGGTGATTCGATTAAGAATAAAAGTGATT CCTATAATGTAGAGGCTGGCATCCAACCAAACTACAATAGCAGCAGAAATAACTCGATCGACAATCGCTCTATTTTACAGCCCTATTCATTGGGCAGTGGTGGCAAGGATCCCGAATATCAATTTGCAGCAACCAATCAAGGTTACGAGAGGGATATAAGCAGCGCTGGTCGTGATAAGCATGACGTAGAAAAGGGTAGTGCGGCCGTCATTGAGGTCACCAATGGAGTTGTAGGTACATATGGTGCAGGCAGCAACAGCAGCAACGGTGGCAACAATGACGGAGGTTCTGGCGCTGATAGCCGTCGCCCAACTGGTATACGTGCCGGTTTTGAGCAGGCCATCGAATTATGTGGATATGGTAAATTCCATTATATCCTATTGGCCATTTGCGGTCTGGTGAGCACCAGCGAGGAAATGGACGTCATATCAATGTCGTTCATATTACCGTCGGCACAATGTGATTTGGATTTGAATACGAGCTCGAAAGGATGGCTCAATTCAATTATATTCATTGGCATGATGGTGGGTGCCTATTTTTGGGGCAGCATCGCCGATGCCGTGGGACGTAAGAAGGTACTCATTGTGATATCGTTTATGAATGGCTTTTGTATTGTTGCATCGTCATTTTCGCAAAATTACGAATGGTTTATGTTGTTTCGCTTTCTCAACGGCGCGGC ACTTGGCGGCAGCGGTCCAGTCATCTGGTCATACTTCGCCGAATTCCAACCGAAAGCGAAACGTGGCTCCATGTTGAGTTTCATGGCTGCCTTCTGGACTTTTGGTAATCTTTTTGTTGCCGGGCTCGCGTGGCTAATCATACCCAGTGGGATTGGCTTCAAAACAGATTTAATTACATACAATTCTTGGcgtattttcttggtggtgtgtGCTTTGCCATCATTCATCGTCGCATTTTTACTCTTCTACCTGCCCGAATCACCGAAATTCCTGCTTAGCAGAGGTAAACAGGAGCGCGCTATGGCTATCTTCCGTGGCATCTTCGTAACGAATACGCACAAACCGGCTGAACAATATCCCGTTGCCGAATTGGATATCGACGAGAAATTGCTGGCCGAGATTAAGGAAAATCAAGCTGGCGTTAAGGGCAAATACAGCAAAATGCTATCGCGTATGGCCGAACACAGCAAACAGTTGTTCAGCTCACCAATTCTCAAATTCACAATCGTTTCCATCACCATCAATTTCACCTTCCACATTGGCTATTACGGTCTGATGATGTGGTTTCCGGAGTTGTTCAATCGTTTCGAGGAGTACAACAGAGACTTCCCCAATCAAGAGGCGGGTGTATGCAAAGTTATCGATTATGTGGTGGGTAAAGGACAAAAAGAGGATGCCGTCTGCTCGGCACACATACCACAGAGCGTATTCCAGGAATCTTTGATTTCATTGGCCTCAGCATTGCCCGCCAATTTAATAGCGATATTAGGCATGGACTTGTTGGGACGTAAATTCTTCCTCATTTTTGGTACAATGACAGCTGGCGTTTGTTCGGCAGCCATGTACTTCGTATTCAACTCAACACAGAATTTGATTGTAACGGCTGTGTTTAGCGGTGCCATCTCTGCGGCTAATGCTGCGCTCGATTGTCTCATAACCGAAGTATTCCCGACGCATTTGCGTGCTACTGGTGTTGCCATATCTATGGTAGCGGCGCGTATGGGTGGCATAATTGGTAATATTGTGATTGCCACACTTCTGGATCAGTATTGTCCGGCGCCGACATTCATTGTGGCCATTCTTTTGATTGGTGGCGGTCTGATGTGTCTGTGGTTGCCCAATACAACGCGTAAGGAATTGAATTAA